A window of Hyperolius riggenbachi isolate aHypRig1 chromosome 1, aHypRig1.pri, whole genome shotgun sequence contains these coding sequences:
- the LOC137544605 gene encoding putative uncharacterized protein FLJ45035, protein MWSHVGPCGAMWGRVGPCGAVWGHVGPCGAMWGHVEPCGPCGAVWGRVEPCGAMWGHVGPCGAMWGHVEPCGAMWGRVGPCGAVWGHVGPCEAVSGRVGPCGAMWGRVGPCGTMWGHVGPCGAVWAMWGRVGPCGAVWDHQAALQSRGVGSHSGSY, encoded by the coding sequence ATGTGGAGCCATGTGGGGCCATGTGGGGCCATGTGGGGCCGTGTGGGGCCATGTGGGGCCGTTTGGGGCCATGTGGGACCATGTGGGGCCATGTGGGGCCATGTGGAGCCGTGTGGGCCATGTGGGGCCGTGTGGGGCCGTGTGGAGCCGTGTGGGGCCATGTGGGGCCATGTGGGGCCGTGTGGGGCCATGTGGGGCCATGTGGAGCCGTGTGGGGCCATGTGGGGCCGTGTGGGGCCGTGTGGAGCCGTGTGGGGCCATGTGGGGCCGTGTGAGGCCGTGTCGGGCCGTGTGGGGCCGTGTGGGGCCATGTGGGGCCGTGTGGGGCCATGTGGGACCATGTGGGGCCATGTGGGGCCATGTGGAGCCGTGTGGGCCATGTGGGGCCGTGTGGGGCCATGTGGAGCCGTGTGGGACCATCAGGCAGCATTGCagagccgtggggtcgggagccattcggggtcatattga